The genomic interval ACGCAGAAGGAGTTCTATAGTAATAGAAGTCAGTCTTCCTATATCCCTTATATGTTCTCCCTTTCCCGTTATCCAAAGCACCCCTATAACCTCGCTTCCTAAAAAAATCGGAAAGTTAGCTCCACTATCCCCTTCCTCAGGATCAACCTCTACTATTTCCTTCTTTTCTATAACTTCAATGGCTTCCTTATAGGTTTGCCCTATCCACTTAGGATCGGTACTTCCCACAACCACGCCCTGATCGTTAGCTATGCTTATCTCCCTTCTCACCACCGGGTATATTTTATCGATTACCTCTTTTGCAATTTCCTCAGTTATACGCATGATCTAACCCTCCCCTTCTGCTATCCTCCTTCCATCCAGACTAACACCACTTAACCAGCTCTCCCCCGCTATTCCAGAATGCACCATGAATTCGTCGACCTTCGCCTTAAGCTGTCCTGCCATCTTTCCCTTCATAACCAAGCCATAAACCACGGGTCCCCACGAGCTCTGTCCCGCTCCATAGGCACCTTCCTCAAGCATTAGTGATATAAGCTTCTCACAAATATCATGAGCGAATATCCCTCCCTGTGAGAGAGAAAATATTTCTCCTACCTTTCTCTGAATCAGCGTGAGATACTTACCGAACGATTCTATATCCTTCTCAAGCAGGGATGGTAAAAGCCCCATCAGGATAAGATGGGAGATCTCAAAAACATTCGCATCCTTTAGAAGCTCAAACTTCTTATCTTCAAGCTTACCGTGAATGTCGAGATCAATGTGAGGATATACCACGAGGAAAAGCCAGTTCGGGGGAAAATCTATGTGAAAGAGAGGAAGTGGAGGATCCCGAGTTTCCACCTTTCTACCAGCGTCAACATTAAAGCCACCTTCGAAATAGGACATTATCCCAACACCGGATCTTCTACCTCTTTCGCTTAAATCTATTATGTCTCTCTTAGAGTGAGGGGTCTCATAGAGCCTAAAAATAGCCTCACTTATAGCCAGAGATAGTTGGGTTCCTGCTCCCAGCCCTTTA from Synergistota bacterium carries:
- a CDS encoding GHMP kinase — its product is MIIFTPSRLHLGFIDPFGKTGRVFGSVGVAIEKPSWGIEIKKSDFEVISAESEEAVAKIRGIIERARRLLRKEISLSVRVFSSVPFHKGLGAGTQLSLAISEAIFRLYETPHSKRDIIDLSERGRRSGVGIMSYFEGGFNVDAGRKVETRDPPLPLFHIDFPPNWLFLVVYPHIDLDIHGKLEDKKFELLKDANVFEISHLILMGLLPSLLEKDIESFGKYLTLIQRKVGEIFSLSQGGIFAHDICEKLISLMLEEGAYGAGQSSWGPVVYGLVMKGKMAGQLKAKVDEFMVHSGIAGESWLSGVSLDGRRIAEGEG